The DNA window CAAGGCTTTAGTCATAAAGCCTTGTTTTATATGCATTAATCTACATATCAATTATTTATTTTTGCTCATTTCTTTTGATTTTTTTATTGTTTCAACTGCAGCTTTTATCACTGCACCTCTAAACCCGTCCTCTTCAAGAGATTTTACTCCAGCTATTGTAGTTCCACCAGGTGAGCAAACATTATCTTTTAATACTCCAGGATGTTGTCCACTTTCAAGGAACATCTTTCCACAACCTATCATTGTTTGACCTACAAGTTTATATGCTGCATCTCTAGGCAATCCTTCAAATACAGCTGCATCTGCTAAAGCTTCTATAAACATAAACATAAATGCTGGTGAAGAACCTGATGCACCTATAACAGCATCAAATAATTCTTCCTTAATTTCAACAGCAGTACCTATTGCTTCAAATAATGTTTTAAAATATTTCTTTTCTTCACTTTCAATATTTTCATTAAATGCATAAGCTATACAACCCTCTTGAACCATTAAAGGTAGATTTGGCATAGTTCTCACTATCTTACTGCTCATATTATCTATTTCATCTACAATGCTCTCCATAGTCACACCAGGAGCCATAGCAACAATTATTTTAGTACTGTTAACTGCATCTTTTATTTTGTCAATAACTTCAAAATATACATTTGGTTTAATAGCTAGGAATATAACATCACATTCTTTTACTATTGAAATCTCGTCATTTAATACATTTACACCATATGTATCATTTATATAGTTACCTTTTAATTTGTCATAAACATAAAGATTTTCAACAAGTACCATTTGAGAGTTAATAATCCCTTTTAAAAAGGCTTCTCCCATATTTCCACAACCGATAAAACCTATTTTTTTCATAACTTCATATCTCCTTACTGATTTTATTTATCTAAATAGATATTAAATCTATCTGTAATCTCTTTTAATTTATCAAATTTTTCATTAACATTCTCTTTATCCTGTAATCCCAATTTTACAAGAAGTGCATTGACAATAACTGTTCCTGGAACAAAAGTATAAGCCTTCTCTCCATTCTTAGTTGTAAGCACAAGATCTGATATATTACCCAATGTAGAATCTTTTTTATCTGTAACTGTGATAACTCTATTTCCATGATCTTTGAAAAATTGTGTAACCTGATAAGTAAAATTTGTATAAGGGTGAAATGAAATGGTAAACAGCAAATCATTTGACTGAGTATAAAGCAGCTTATCAGTAAAATCAGATGCTCCAGATATCATCAGCTCAACTCCCTCTCTAAATTCCTTTAACATGAAATACAGATAATAAGCTAGGGCATATGAACCTCTTGCACCTAATATATATAGTTTTCTGCTCTGTTGAATCCACTCTACTGCCTGATCCAGACTCTTTTCAATTTCCAATGCATCCATTTCCTGAAGAAGTTCAACATTGGTATTAATCATATCCTGTACAATGTTACTGTTCTTCTGTGCATCGTTTATGCTGTTTTTTAAATCTTTCATATATGAAGTCTGCTGTTCAACTTCTTTTTGAAATATCTTTTGAAAATCTGGATATCCTTTAAATCCCAAATTTTTTGAAAATCTCGTTATTGTGGCTGGACTTGTTTTAGTTTCCTTAGCCAGTTCATTAATAGATATAAATGAAACAATACTCTGATTATATTTAATGTAATCAGCTATTTTCTTAAAGCTTTTACTAAAACTATTATAGTTATTATCCAAATATCCCAATATTTTCTTTTTCATAATTACCTCGCCTTTATTACTACACTCTTTACAAATACAATTTATTTTTATTATAGTCTATTATACTTAATTTAGCAACAAATATTTGATTTGCAATTTTGTAAGAAGCTAGAAAATACTGGTATTGTTAGAGGAAAATTCCTCTTTTTCTCAACCTGCCAATCTAGATTCAGCAGGGATTTTTTCTATTTCGACACTATTGAATATCTTTTCAAGATAAGCAAAAGTTTTATCCAGGTTATTGCTCTTTATAGTTA is part of the Fusobacterium sp. DD2 genome and encodes:
- a CDS encoding MurR/RpiR family transcriptional regulator, whose amino-acid sequence is MKKKILGYLDNNYNSFSKSFKKIADYIKYNQSIVSFISINELAKETKTSPATITRFSKNLGFKGYPDFQKIFQKEVEQQTSYMKDLKNSINDAQKNSNIVQDMINTNVELLQEMDALEIEKSLDQAVEWIQQSRKLYILGARGSYALAYYLYFMLKEFREGVELMISGASDFTDKLLYTQSNDLLFTISFHPYTNFTYQVTQFFKDHGNRVITVTDKKDSTLGNISDLVLTTKNGEKAYTFVPGTVIVNALLVKLGLQDKENVNEKFDKLKEITDRFNIYLDK
- the proC gene encoding pyrroline-5-carboxylate reductase, which encodes MKKIGFIGCGNMGEAFLKGIINSQMVLVENLYVYDKLKGNYINDTYGVNVLNDEISIVKECDVIFLAIKPNVYFEVIDKIKDAVNSTKIIVAMAPGVTMESIVDEIDNMSSKIVRTMPNLPLMVQEGCIAYAFNENIESEEKKYFKTLFEAIGTAVEIKEELFDAVIGASGSSPAFMFMFIEALADAAVFEGLPRDAAYKLVGQTMIGCGKMFLESGQHPGVLKDNVCSPGGTTIAGVKSLEEDGFRGAVIKAAVETIKKSKEMSKNK